A segment of the bacterium genome:
AATACTCGATGAGCGGACCGCACTGCAGGGCAAAATCAGGGTACCACGCACGGAATTGACCGGCATCCATTCCAGCCGTCGGCTTCTCATAAATGAAAGGAATGCGACGGCTGTCGAGAAACTCGCCGATCTCACGCTCTGCGCGGGATCTATACACAGGCCTCCGGCCTGTTTGGTAATTGCATTCGCCCATTGAATTGGGAGATGGATGGAGTTTTTGAATGTTTCGGTAGTTAAGGTATCTGGCCGATGGGTTTATAAGGCGGCTATGCCTGGCTTGGAGATGGTTCGTACAGGTAATGACAGAAGTAATACCGACAAAACGAGAGGCTCACAGCCAACAGAAGCTCGATGGAGAAAAGCTGAGCGAGAAGTATGTAGGCTGTTGGCTAATCTTATCCCTGAAGGTTGCATTGTACTCAATGATGTAGCCTTCCCATATGGCAACCTGGATCATCTGGTAATCAGGCCTGACCGCACAGTATTCCTTGTGGAGACCAAATCCCATCATGGCGAGGTCAGTTGGGACGGGCGGCAACTTTTAATCAACGGGCGGCAATTCTCATCGAATCCCATTTCCCAGCTAAACCGCAGTATTCCGTGGGTGCGGAAACTCACCGCGCCCTCATGCAGTCGGAAGCCTTGGATTGTCGCGATCTTAGTCTTCCCCTACGCTAAGGTCGCCCTCCGGCGGTCTGTCAAATGTGTCAATGTCATGCATATATCTCGACTCCTTCCATTCATCCAGAAATACCCAGGGAGCAGGAGAAATCGGAATGCATGGCCCCTGATAGGTCCTGATGATTTCCCGGACTGCTGTGAATCTTGCCCGTAGGTTTCTCATAACCCTGATAATCCCCTCCTATCCCGGCACCGTCCATGGTCACGAGGGCTTGTGATGTCGTAGCCTTTTGTCATGAACAAGGACAGAACGGCACTATCAGCATCGTCACCTCAGAATACGGGAGAAACTATCTGCTGGCATGAATTATCTTTTTCTATTCAGGCCGGGCGAGACCTATTTGAAACCATCGCGGCCAAATATCCCGAACTAAAGCCCTACCTTGTCCTGTGTTACCACGGCACCCAAATTGATATTCCAGACAACCCTTTGTCAGTTCTGACCCAAAGTCCACGCATGGTGGCCGACGACCACTCCAAACAAGCGGCCATCGAACTACTGCGCCGGATTGATACTGTGAAAATCAGATTCAGGGACGAGTTGGAACGTCAGCTATCGGCGCTCTCAAAAGAATTCCGCTTTGTTTCGGACATCACCTTCGAGATTCGGTTTGAACGCCTGGTCTATGAGTCAATATGGTGGATGCAACTGGACAGCGCCATCGACAAAAAACGCACGCCTCAAGGCAAGGCCTCAATCCGGATCGTCCTCTGTCACCTGCGGGATCTGCCCCAGCAACCGATCAAGAGGTGAGCCGCGTTGATCGTATTTCCCACCCTGTTTGCCTCGCTTTTGCCCCGCGGAACAAGGAATTGTTGGTCAAGCATCTGCCGCTCCATGCAACCTGGCCCCCATCTTGATTATGGCCATGCTCGTGTCTGCAACCATGGGTATCAGAGCGCAAATGAGGGTGTTTGGTTTGGCAGACCGGTGCTCAAAAGCAAGGCGTCGTCACCCAGCATTGACGAACTGAAGGACATTACTTTCAGCCTCAGCCTCTGGACGTATGCTCCAGAACTGCTCAGCGTCTTCCTTATCCACCAATGGGTTGACGTAGTGACCTTTGACCGTGGCAATGGTATCGCCTAACTGCACAGCCGTATCGCCCTCGTGATGATGCATTGCATAATGGAATGTTCCAAAAGTATGCCGCATGATGTCCTTGCGATAGTTAATGGCACTCTTTCGGACAACGGCCTCAAACCGTGCTCTCGTGTAGATGATCGGCCCTGCAGCCTTCTGACAAGGGAAAAGCCAGGCTAATAGTGCTGGCGACACATCCACAAGCCGACCTCTGCGGTTTTTATCCTGTTCCGGTGTCACCGTTATCTTGCCACGCTTCAAATCAATGTGTTTCCAGTCTAGTGGGCCATGATCGGTCTTTTCGCCATGCATCTCGACAGGGCGCAAGCCTGCAAAAAGGCCAATGGCGACATAAGGGATAAGTTCTGGATCTTTCTTGACTGTGGCACGGAGCAACTGCTCGACTTCTTTCGGGGTCAAGTAGGTGATCGGTTTCTTATCCAGTCGCGGCACTTCCATAATCATGACCGGGTTCTCAGCCATGAAACGCCGTTTAACAGCCCACTGAAAGAATGCGCCCAGATGCCTCATGACAGACCGACGCGTCACCATCGTAAATTTCTTTGACCGGAGCCAGTCTTCCAGAACGGCAACCGTGATGTGGGCGATTGGTTTGGAGCCATAGTCTCGGCAGAAGAAGGTTAATCTGTCAGAGTACGCCCTTACAGTAAGCGCCCTGCATCCCCGTTCTTTCCTCGACATAATAAACTCAGGCATCGCCTCTGCCACCGTTTTCTTGCCATGGGCGGAGTGGTTGTGACGCATATAGAATGCGGCAGCATCAGATAATCGCACGGTTCTTTTGAGAATGCCCAGCCCTTGAGCCGCGTCCATTAAATCGTCGTTCGTCAGTTTAGTGGCAAATTGACCGATCCGTTTTGACAGTGATTTCTGTCGCTCTGTATCGACATCCTTCTTCTTTCCCCAGTTACGGATTGCACGCTCAGCCTGGGCAAGCGTTTTGAACGATTGGCGGGTACGCTTAGTGTTCACCTGGCCGAAGTCCACATCATAGCGCACGTACCTGTGCCCCTTGACCATGCAGACCCGCTCGTGTATCTTTGGTTCTGGTGTCTCTTGAACTTCTGTGTTCATTGTTTGCGCCTTTTTTTAGGTGATTTCTGCGGAAATAGTGGCGCAAACTGGCGCAAACGTCAACACTGAAAAAGCATGATACGCCGTAAGTAGTTAACAGTCAGTATGTTGGGCGAGTGGTGAAATTGGCAGACACGCAAGACTTAGGATCTTGTGCCGCAAGGCTTGGGGGTTCAAGTCCCCCCCCGCCCATTTAATAAAGAAGAGATACTATGAGCAAAAAACACCATCACGAACCGGCCGCAACCCCTCCTGTCGAGACGGAACCCACCCCGGTGGTTGCTGAGCCCGTGACCGAACCTGTCGTCGAGCCACTCTCCATTGACCCCAAGGATCAGGAAATTGCCGCCTTGAAGGATCGGCTCCTGCGGTTGCAGGCGGACTTCGATAATTTCCGCAAGCGCACCCTCCGGGACCGGGAAGACATGGCGCGCCGCGCCGGGGAACGCCTGCTGCAGGATCTCCTCCCTATCGTGGATCATTTCGAGCTGGGTCTTGAAGCGGCCCGCCAGAATCACATCAAACACAGCGTGATCGAGGGGTTTGAAGGCATTCTCAAACAGTTCAAAACGAATCTTGATAAAGCCGGAGTGACCCCCATTGAAACGAAGGGGCAGCTCTTCGACCCGAATTGCCATGAATGTGTCACCCAGCTCGCTTCCGAGGAGCATCCGGAAGGCACGATCATCGAGGAGACCCGCAAGGGCTATAAACTGGGCACCTACCTTCTCCGCGCCTCACAAGTGATTGTCTCGACCGGACCGGCCCGCGCGGCAGAACCGGCCGCCAGTCAAGAACCACCGGTGTCTTAATCACGCGCACAATAGTTTGAACAGAAGTCACGAAGGTCATAAAGAAGATTTTTCTTAACCGCCTCCGGCGGAAAACGATTCCCCCTTCGTGGTCTTCGCGGCTTCTGTTCAAATTCTTTTCTGACCTGAATTCTTTACAGCCGCGTCAGATCCTCATGCGGTTCCGCATGGGGATTAATGTGAATCATCACATCCCCGATGTTCGGGAACTGGCAGAATAACTGGCGCTTGACGCTGGTGGCCACATCGTGGGACCGCTTGACGGTCATCAGCGCATCCATCTCAAGCTTCAAATCCACAATCAGGTATTGCCCGGACCGGCGCC
Coding sequences within it:
- a CDS encoding nucleotide exchange factor GrpE: MSKKHHHEPAATPPVETEPTPVVAEPVTEPVVEPLSIDPKDQEIAALKDRLLRLQADFDNFRKRTLRDREDMARRAGERLLQDLLPIVDHFELGLEAARQNHIKHSVIEGFEGILKQFKTNLDKAGVTPIETKGQLFDPNCHECVTQLASEEHPEGTIIEETRKGYKLGTYLLRASQVIVSTGPARAAEPAASQEPPVS